The Candidatus Methylomirabilota bacterium genomic interval GGGTCGGAGAAGGCCGCGTTCTTGCCCACCAGGTCGGCGTCCAGGACCCCACGGGCCCGTGAGCACGCCCCTCAGACGTGAATCGGGATCCGGTGGCCGATCACCTTGGCCAGCGCGTCCGAGAGCGGCGCCCATCCGACCGGTATCACCGAGCCGGCCACGACCGTCCGCATGAGCGAGACCGCCTCGCCCAGCAGGAAGATCTGCACCTCGTGGCCGGCCTCCGCGAAGGCATTGGCGTGATGAAACGGAAAGGCCGCCTGCGTCGGATCGTTCGAGCCCCAGGCGCTCTTGATGAGGACCTTCATCGCGTGGCTCCCTCCGACCCGGTTGGGTCCATACCGCCGACGATCAGCCGGGGACGCGGCCGTCCAGCAGCACGGCCCACGGCTCGACGCTCGCGATCTCCAGCAGGCCCGCGGTGCTCCAGGGATCGGCGGCGAGACGCGCCCGCGCCGTCTCCTCGGTGGGCGCGTCGATGACGAGCAGCACCTCCTCGCCCGAGCCGAGCGGCCCGCCGAGGACGACGAACCCTTCGGCGGCGAGCGCGTTCATGAAGACGGCGTGCTCGGCCCACGCGGCCTGCGAGCGCATGGGGAGCGCCCGGTTCCAGGCCGGCCCCCGCACGCGCCGCACCGCAAGATACGTCGGCACTACGCCCCGAGCTCCATCAGGTACGAGGTCAGACGCCTGATCTTCTCATCGCGCATCACGAAGACGTCGCAGAAGACGGCGTTCAGCGTGCCGCCGTCCCGCCGCGCCGATCGCACGGTGCCCTCCGCGACCACCACGTCGCCCTCCTCGACCAGACGCGTGACCTCGATGGTCGGACGGCCGACGAACGCGTCGTTTTCGATCTCGCCGTCGAAGGCCTCCTTGCCGCAAAGGTGAAACGCGCCGGGAATCATCCACTCCACGTCGTCGGTGAGACAGGACAGCACCAGGGCGTGATCGCCCGTCCGGAAGCCGTCCATGTACCGCTGCACGGTCTCTTTGTGCGGCGTCACGGTTCCTCGCGGTAGCGCTTCGGCGTCACGGCTCCTCGCGGTAGCGCTCGGGGGCATAGCGGGACGCCAGCAGGCCGGTGGCGTCCTCGAGCTTGAGCGCCTGCACCAGGACGCCTTCCTGGCCATAGGGCAGATACGCCTGGCACTCGCCGGACGGCCCGATGAGGCTGGTCGCCGACTCCGGGTAGCGCAGCGCGTAGTTCACGCTGCCGAAGTAGATGGTGTTCTCGCGGCTGCGCATGAGCATGGCCTGCTCGTAGTACGGCGCCTCGCGCTGCCCCCACCGTGTGAGCCGGATACCGGCCCGCTCGTTGCCGGTATGCTGCGGATGGAACACGATCCGGGCGCCGCGTGCCGCCGCCCACCGCACCGTCTCCGGATACCGCCAGCCCTCGTGGCAGATCGCCACCCCGAACGTGACGCCATCCACCTCGAAGAGCCGCCGGCCATGGCCGGGCACGTAGAACCGGTCCTCGCTCGGATCGAGCTGCGTCTTCGTCTGGTAGCCCTGGATCCGACCCTGCGCGTCGATGACCACCGCCACGATCTGGCGCCCGCGGTCGGTGAGCCGCTCCATGCCGAGGATCGTGGCCACCGCGTGCTTGCGGGCCAGGGCCGCCGCGGCGTCGAGCACCCGCTCCTCGTCCTTCCGCTCGAAGGGCAGCACATCGAAGTCCTGGCCGCGCAGTCCCGGCAGGTACGCCTCGGGGAAGCACACGATCCGGGCGCCCTGCGCGGCGGCCTCGGACAGGAGCCGCTCGATCCGGTCCAGGCCGTCCTCGAGCGAGGTGGCGACGCGAGGCGATGCCAGGCCGATGATCATGCTGCCCTCCAGTGCGAACCGCGTATGCTCGCAGACCAGCGACTACGGCTCACGAGGATAGCATGCGACCTGCGCTCGGCTTGGTGCTACTGGCGGCGATAGCCCTTCGCTTCCATGCAGCGATCGACCAGCCACGCCCGCTGGGCTCGGCTTCCCGACGCGGTGCCCAGCTCGTCGTGCAGCCCCTGGGGGGCCATGGTGTAGTCCGCGGTGGGATGGACGAACCCGGCGGGCGCCGGCATCTTCGTGGATGTCCGCGGGGCAGGCGACTGCGCCGTTGCGTCACGCTCGCACGCGAACGCGTCACGCTGGAACTGCGGCTCGCCACCCTCGGGAACGCTCCAGGCCCCGGCGCAGCCGGTGAGCAGCAACGTTGTGGCCGCCGTGGCGCAGAGCAGGCCACTCAGACCTCGCG includes:
- a CDS encoding YciI family protein; its protein translation is MPTYLAVRRVRGPAWNRALPMRSQAAWAEHAVFMNALAAEGFVVLGGPLGSGEEVLLVIDAPTEETARARLAADPWSTAGLLEIASVEPWAVLLDGRVPG
- a CDS encoding nuclear transport factor 2 family protein; this encodes MTPHKETVQRYMDGFRTGDHALVLSCLTDDVEWMIPGAFHLCGKEAFDGEIENDAFVGRPTIEVTRLVEEGDVVVAEGTVRSARRDGGTLNAVFCDVFVMRDEKIRRLTSYLMELGA
- a CDS encoding carbon-nitrogen hydrolase family protein, translated to MIIGLASPRVATSLEDGLDRIERLLSEAAAQGARIVCFPEAYLPGLRGQDFDVLPFERKDEERVLDAAAALARKHAVATILGMERLTDRGRQIVAVVIDAQGRIQGYQTKTQLDPSEDRFYVPGHGRRLFEVDGVTFGVAICHEGWRYPETVRWAAARGARIVFHPQHTGNERAGIRLTRWGQREAPYYEQAMLMRSRENTIYFGSVNYALRYPESATSLIGPSGECQAYLPYGQEGVLVQALKLEDATGLLASRYAPERYREEP